From the genome of Blautia pseudococcoides, one region includes:
- a CDS encoding DUF3854 domain-containing protein, whose product MEIFHMSDVVSLLGIPMPPSGRSSYYVQCPCCDESPRKKHLNINLKKEVYRCPRCGISGGIFDLYSLYTGVPRDKVRKALVEKLGMPDNRPKPKKRIQPQAKPECPITDVDTRHATYSALLDKLTLAADHKENLLGRGLMEDDIIRLGYRTTPVVGMTAIAGKLQSEGMYLAGVPGFYRNESGTWTFIHEERGILIPMRDQKGRIQGLQIRRDKVKKRKFRWVSSTERPDGCPAEGWTHLAGPVRPMLVLTEGPMKADVIHALTGLTVLAVPGVNSLTQLETTLSDLRAEGVAEIKTAFDMDFATNYHVQNGYNNLLSLLGNMGFRFGTYLWDPRYKGLDDYIWEYCFQKKR is encoded by the coding sequence ATGGAAATATTTCATATGAGCGATGTTGTTTCGTTGCTGGGAATCCCGATGCCGCCGTCTGGAAGAAGCTCCTATTATGTGCAGTGCCCATGCTGTGATGAAAGCCCACGGAAAAAGCATTTGAACATCAATTTGAAAAAAGAAGTGTATCGCTGCCCGCGGTGCGGAATATCTGGTGGTATATTTGATCTGTACTCCTTATATACCGGGGTTCCGCGTGACAAAGTGCGAAAAGCTCTGGTGGAGAAACTGGGAATGCCTGATAACCGGCCTAAACCCAAAAAGAGGATACAGCCGCAGGCAAAGCCTGAATGCCCAATAACGGATGTTGATACCCGTCATGCCACATACAGTGCGCTGCTCGATAAGCTGACGCTGGCGGCAGACCATAAAGAGAACCTGCTTGGCAGAGGGTTGATGGAGGATGACATTATTCGGCTTGGATACAGGACAACACCTGTGGTCGGTATGACAGCGATTGCCGGCAAACTTCAGTCCGAAGGGATGTACTTAGCTGGGGTTCCTGGTTTTTACAGGAATGAAAGCGGTACATGGACTTTCATCCATGAAGAACGCGGTATCTTAATTCCAATGAGAGACCAGAAAGGAAGAATTCAAGGGCTTCAGATACGCAGAGATAAGGTGAAAAAGAGAAAATTTCGCTGGGTATCCAGTACAGAGCGGCCGGATGGTTGCCCTGCAGAAGGATGGACACATCTTGCAGGCCCGGTTAGGCCTATGCTGGTGCTGACAGAAGGTCCTATGAAAGCTGACGTGATTCATGCACTGACTGGTCTGACAGTGCTGGCGGTTCCTGGTGTTAATTCTCTGACACAGCTTGAAACAACCCTTAGCGATTTACGTGCAGAAGGGGTTGCAGAGATTAAGACTGCTTTTGATATGGATTTTGCGACCAACTACCATGTACAAAACGGTTACAACAATCTTCTCAGTCTTCTTGGCAATATGGGATTCCGGTTTGGTACTTACCTGTGGGATCCACGCTATAAAGGGCTGGATGACTACATCTGGGAATATTGTTTTCAAAAGAAACGTTAA
- a CDS encoding DUF4313 domain-containing protein, with the protein MCEKTKKLRFKWEFGDEMVSLHVNQYAYGGRLHIGMINYGEDGPEPFADMTVNLPAYDLEDNEAFINGDISKDLLRFIRENKLGKVLPYTVKSGYGRYAAVAFDLEKLAEYDPSGVASFKENCGL; encoded by the coding sequence ATGTGTGAAAAAACGAAAAAGCTTCGTTTCAAATGGGAGTTTGGAGATGAAATGGTCTCGTTGCATGTCAACCAATATGCTTATGGCGGGCGGCTGCACATCGGTATGATCAATTACGGAGAAGATGGTCCGGAACCCTTTGCAGATATGACGGTCAACCTACCAGCCTATGATCTGGAGGATAACGAAGCATTCATTAACGGAGATATCAGCAAAGACCTGTTAAGGTTTATCAGGGAGAACAAACTGGGAAAAGTGCTGCCTTACACCGTGAAATCCGGATATGGCAGATATGCGGCGGTGGCATTCGATCTGGAAAAGCTGGCGGAATACGATCCTTCAGGGGTTGCATCGTTTAAGGAAAACTGTGGGTTATAA
- a CDS encoding site-specific integrase — MAKTRKDERGRALRKGEVQRASDKRYMYTYTDPLGRRRSIYAQDLATLREKEKQLMKDQLDGLDLYVAGKASINDTYDRYISTKYDLRATTRSNYDYMYDRFVRHTFGKKKIADIKYSDVLQFYCYLLKEEELSLGTLDSIHTLLHPTFQLAVRDEIIRKNPSDGIMKEVSKKADKSRGVRHALTIEQQRVFLEYISNHPVYYHWWPLFTVLLGTGCRIGEALGLRWEDLDFDNQILSINHSLVYYPVGKSRKSVLRISKPKTDAGIRTIPMLDIVCDAFHMEHEEQEETGFNETEIDGMTGFVFINRFGSVLNPQAVNRTIKRIIIGYNAEEVINAKRERREPIILPDFSCHHLRHTFCTRLCEHETNLKVIQAIMGHRNIETTMDIYAEATDQKKKESFENLSKLDIF; from the coding sequence ATGGCAAAGACACGAAAAGATGAGCGGGGAAGAGCACTCAGGAAAGGAGAAGTACAGAGGGCATCAGATAAGCGGTATATGTACACCTATACTGATCCGTTGGGCAGGCGTAGGTCCATATATGCGCAGGATTTGGCAACGCTTCGAGAAAAAGAAAAGCAGCTGATGAAGGATCAATTGGATGGACTGGATCTGTATGTTGCAGGGAAAGCATCCATAAATGATACCTATGATCGGTATATCTCTACGAAGTATGATTTGCGGGCGACCACCCGTAGTAATTACGATTATATGTATGATCGTTTTGTCAGACATACATTCGGAAAGAAAAAAATCGCAGACATTAAGTATTCAGATGTACTCCAGTTTTATTGCTATTTACTTAAAGAGGAAGAGTTATCGTTAGGGACACTGGATTCGATTCACACCTTGCTGCATCCGACGTTCCAATTGGCGGTTCGAGATGAAATTATTCGGAAAAATCCGTCAGACGGAATTATGAAGGAAGTTAGCAAGAAGGCGGATAAGTCAAGAGGTGTGAGACATGCTTTAACGATTGAGCAACAGAGAGTATTTCTGGAGTATATATCCAATCATCCGGTGTATTATCATTGGTGGCCGTTGTTTACGGTTTTACTTGGAACTGGATGCCGAATTGGAGAAGCACTTGGTCTCCGCTGGGAAGATCTTGATTTTGATAATCAGATTCTTAGCATCAATCACAGTCTGGTTTATTACCCGGTTGGAAAATCAAGAAAGTCTGTTCTGCGAATATCGAAGCCAAAGACAGATGCAGGTATCAGAACGATTCCGATGCTTGATATTGTATGTGACGCCTTCCACATGGAGCATGAGGAGCAGGAAGAAACGGGATTCAATGAAACCGAGATCGATGGAATGACGGGTTTTGTATTTATCAATCGTTTTGGTTCTGTTTTAAATCCGCAGGCGGTGAATCGTACTATCAAACGGATTATCATCGGGTACAATGCGGAAGAGGTCATCAATGCCAAGCGCGAGCGGAGAGAGCCAATTATTCTTCCAGATTTCTCCTGTCATCACTTGAGGCATACCTTTTGTACAAGACTCTGCGAACATGAAACAAACTTAAAAGTAATTCAGGCAATTATGGGCCATCGGAATATCGAAACTACGATGGATATCTATGCCGAAGCTACAGATCAAAAGAAAAAGGAATCTTTTGAAAACTTATCCAAATTGGACATCTTTTAG
- a CDS encoding toxin-antitoxin system HicB family antitoxin, translating into MTKMGRPKEDNAKRKSITVRLSEKTHAELTRYAAEHKITMTEVALRSLEEYLSKRK; encoded by the coding sequence ATGACAAAAATGGGTAGACCAAAGGAGGACAATGCAAAGCGTAAGTCCATTACGGTTCGATTATCAGAAAAAACCCATGCTGAGTTGACCAGGTATGCTGCTGAACACAAGATTACAATGACAGAGGTTGCCCTGCGAAGTTTGGAAGAGTATTTGTCCAAGCGAAAGTAA
- a CDS encoding helix-turn-helix domain-containing protein, whose translation MDYVILGKNIRKYRQMRGMRQEDLAELCDCGNSHIGQIENARGIPSLDMIVRIANALSVTVDQLLREYYTEPEKVYLREIAERIEKYPVKQRVYACEGLAEFLNTIEKFSHTDE comes from the coding sequence ATGGACTATGTTATTTTAGGTAAGAATATTAGGAAGTACCGACAAATGCGCGGAATGCGCCAGGAAGATTTGGCGGAGCTTTGTGATTGTGGTAACAGTCATATCGGCCAGATTGAAAATGCGAGAGGAATTCCAAGCCTGGATATGATTGTACGTATTGCAAATGCTCTTTCTGTAACGGTAGATCAATTGCTCAGGGAGTATTATACAGAACCTGAGAAGGTCTATTTGCGAGAGATTGCAGAGCGCATCGAGAAGTATCCGGTAAAGCAGCGTGTATACGCTTGCGAAGGTCTGGCTGAATTTTTAAATACCATTGAAAAGTTCAGTCATACGGATGAATGA
- a CDS encoding McrC family protein, with amino-acid sequence MKQILVKELREYNYKDLFSEYESAHLIQELEVKSDELKTKLGMRVQPIQIYTRKKTRKIKFQGIAGVITLKQLEIEIMPKFLKTGDKWRESLFNMIYWSRSNRLLTQKSSHITTSTFSFYDHVAMMFIETMEDALGKDSIHSYRAIEEASRFLKGRLLLSEQLKNVISHPGIMFYECDLFDTDNEFNYLLHWCTKTLIAKVRNNWLRIKLKMIIDVSPKTHKIYNIPVNTKLPPQYSHYLEAINIANNIALGYSYYHSEKLGGGIGYVVNTEVIYEKFVEKILQQIKTTTYGIKSEAQSSLLFARAVSANTSSYYTVPDNKLYKDGTPRLLIDAKYKNIYADDKQKKPINADIYQLFTSLVTHNCDTGILISPCENDEAITEHSWEVTDGSKDYKLFSLTIDMSDLSSVDRIEKLKERLFSYIDKKW; translated from the coding sequence ATGAAGCAGATTTTAGTAAAAGAATTACGAGAATATAATTATAAAGATTTATTTTCAGAATATGAGTCTGCTCATCTTATTCAAGAATTAGAAGTAAAGTCTGATGAGCTGAAAACTAAGCTTGGTATGCGAGTACAACCAATTCAAATCTATACAAGAAAGAAAACTAGAAAAATAAAGTTTCAAGGTATAGCAGGTGTTATTACATTGAAACAGTTGGAAATAGAGATTATGCCTAAGTTTCTCAAAACAGGAGATAAGTGGAGAGAAAGTTTATTTAATATGATTTATTGGTCTAGAAGTAATCGATTGCTTACACAAAAATCTTCGCATATTACTACATCAACGTTTTCGTTTTATGATCATGTAGCAATGATGTTTATAGAAACAATGGAAGATGCTTTGGGTAAAGATTCAATACATTCATACCGTGCCATTGAAGAAGCCTCTAGATTTTTGAAAGGAAGACTTTTACTAAGTGAACAGTTAAAAAATGTGATATCACATCCAGGAATTATGTTTTATGAATGTGATTTGTTTGATACAGATAACGAATTTAATTATTTGTTACATTGGTGTACAAAAACACTGATAGCGAAAGTTCGCAATAATTGGCTGAGGATTAAACTTAAAATGATTATTGATGTGAGTCCAAAAACGCATAAGATTTATAATATTCCGGTTAATACAAAGTTGCCACCACAATATAGTCATTATTTAGAAGCAATCAATATCGCAAACAATATAGCGCTTGGATATTCATACTATCATTCTGAAAAACTTGGTGGTGGTATAGGATATGTTGTTAACACAGAAGTCATCTATGAAAAATTTGTTGAGAAAATTCTACAGCAAATTAAAACGACAACTTATGGTATTAAATCTGAAGCACAGAGTAGTTTATTATTTGCAAGAGCTGTATCAGCAAATACATCATCGTACTATACAGTACCAGATAACAAGTTATATAAGGATGGAACTCCAAGATTACTAATTGATGCAAAATATAAGAATATATATGCAGATGACAAACAAAAAAAACCGATAAATGCGGACATATATCAATTATTTACATCACTAGTTACACATAATTGCGATACGGGAATTTTAATATCTCCATGTGAGAATGATGAAGCAATAACAGAACATTCATGGGAAGTAACAGATGGTTCAAAAGATTACAAATTATTTAGCTTAACAATAGATATGAGTGATCTTTCATCTGTAGATAGAATTGAGAAATTAAAAGAACGTCTATTTTCATATATAGACAAAAAATGGTAG
- a CDS encoding helix-turn-helix domain-containing protein — protein MNHMEFEKMLQAAVSGSHEALEQLFLLYAPLIDKHSKVDGQIDEDLRQYILIHIALNISKFVF, from the coding sequence ATGAATCACATGGAATTTGAAAAGATGCTTCAGGCGGCAGTTTCCGGCAGTCATGAGGCGTTAGAGCAACTATTTCTACTGTATGCACCATTAATTGATAAGCACAGTAAGGTTGACGGGCAAATAGATGAAGATTTAAGACAGTATATTTTGATACATATTGCGCTCAATATTTCAAAGTTTGTCTTTTAG
- a CDS encoding ParM/StbA family protein, with protein sequence MLIAIDHGNYAIKTTNHSFISGLSEHTVKPPMTDEILEYGGKYWTLSGRRLSYMRDKTQDDRYFILTLFAIAKELENRGQYTPVEQIQLAVGLPPEHFGVLKDKFARYFKRDGIIKFVYGDKPYSIKIDRVMVFPQAYAAVIPQSSLVVHTVRMFVVDIGGYTTDVLLLKNGKPDLQFCRSLETGIITMNNEIIRKVGALHDMRIEDEHISAVLQSENTILPEDVKETICEVTKLHAQDILNQLRELQVDLRSNPAVFIGGGSILLKHFLMSSPLVAKADFVESPNANALGYEMLGRKTLSLRPLG encoded by the coding sequence ATGTTAATCGCAATCGACCATGGCAATTACGCCATAAAGACCACAAACCACTCTTTTATTTCAGGGCTTTCAGAGCATACGGTTAAGCCGCCTATGACGGATGAGATTCTGGAGTATGGAGGAAAATACTGGACCCTGAGCGGACGCCGCCTAAGTTATATGAGAGACAAAACACAGGATGACCGTTATTTCATCCTGACATTATTCGCAATCGCCAAAGAACTGGAGAACAGAGGGCAATATACGCCGGTAGAGCAGATTCAGCTGGCTGTTGGTCTGCCGCCGGAGCATTTTGGGGTTTTAAAAGATAAATTCGCTCGTTATTTCAAAAGAGATGGAATTATCAAATTTGTTTATGGTGATAAGCCATACAGTATTAAGATAGACCGTGTCATGGTGTTCCCGCAGGCATATGCCGCTGTTATTCCCCAGAGTAGTTTGGTTGTCCATACTGTTCGTATGTTTGTCGTTGACATTGGCGGCTATACCACAGATGTGCTGCTCTTGAAGAATGGAAAACCAGATCTGCAGTTTTGCCGAAGTCTGGAAACTGGCATTATTACTATGAACAACGAAATCATACGAAAAGTTGGTGCACTTCATGATATGCGTATCGAAGATGAGCATATTAGTGCAGTTCTCCAGTCCGAGAATACCATTCTGCCGGAGGATGTCAAAGAGACAATTTGTGAAGTAACGAAGTTACATGCACAGGATATTCTGAATCAGCTTAGAGAATTGCAAGTGGATCTGCGTTCCAATCCTGCAGTTTTTATCGGCGGGGGAAGTATTCTTTTAAAACATTTCCTGATGAGCTCGCCTTTGGTAGCAAAGGCAGACTTTGTTGAATCTCCGAATGCGAACGCACTGGGGTATGAAATGCTGGGCAGGAAAACGCTTTCACTTCGTCCGCTTGGATAA
- a CDS encoding helix-turn-helix domain-containing protein codes for MNEKKEDKWIGLEEASIYMDVTKDTVRNWIKRTDIPAHKIGKLWKFKKLELDEWIKSGKSAL; via the coding sequence ATGAACGAAAAAAAGGAAGACAAGTGGATCGGATTGGAAGAAGCATCAATATATATGGATGTTACAAAAGATACAGTGAGAAATTGGATAAAAAGAACGGATATTCCAGCACACAAAATAGGAAAACTTTGGAAATTCAAAAAATTAGAATTAGATGAATGGATTAAAAGTGGAAAAAGTGCACTTTAA
- a CDS encoding DUF6462 family protein, whose amino-acid sequence MGYKRKDVEQTKQYAKKFVRYKEGAEKYSLGLTKFQELAKEAKAVYKIDGIALVNCEIFEKFLESFREY is encoded by the coding sequence ATGGGCTATAAAAGGAAAGACGTAGAGCAAACAAAGCAGTATGCAAAAAAGTTTGTGCGCTACAAAGAAGGAGCAGAGAAGTACAGCCTTGGGCTGACAAAGTTTCAAGAACTCGCAAAGGAAGCAAAAGCTGTTTATAAGATTGATGGCATTGCTTTAGTGAATTGCGAAATTTTTGAAAAATTTTTGGAGTCATTCCGAGAGTATTAA
- a CDS encoding McrB family protein: MEKVFSVLWRNYNQATIDTLTGKSAGQYDIRLGASKKLAKCFELVNKENYTANGGFDVNVDLEGYSFNGASVPKQTVGVRYMGINSARKDWYIRSQRPGTAYPMWVETTRMPKAVDEKSYIVLIRTMSDKYFGRVLLENEVSGLPQVLQDAIQETPDCGMYIPGVHVSNEAEKLYNELMTHTNLLMYGPPGTGKTTLMQEVVTLFNNGGVSNLMFDEDQISDYFSLGSDLVKSKTTWTTFHQSYSYEEFIIGMSTDSSSKKLIDIKPKPGKLLELCEYAREKNQRSLLVIDELNRANVSKVFGEFITIIEPDKRLDAYGNKRNSTVEIQLPYLGYGEKLDFTTSDGKYSVSNPFLMPAEVYTIASMNSVDKSIYPLDSALRRRFYRYNDYPEILSLETHYDIVRIVYASNPSTDVKDHDIKMLLVLIKDMMKHINEKVQIFLGKDYMLGYSYVWKLSEENNPEQLMDSFLYSLYNQILPQLEEIFRNREEQLMYLLGCEEGRAAPYTVTNPSDEEVDLGGVEIISTNTMTAIDAIRWMESLK; this comes from the coding sequence ATGGAAAAGGTGTTTTCAGTATTATGGAGAAATTATAATCAAGCAACGATTGATACACTTACGGGAAAATCTGCAGGACAGTATGATATTAGACTTGGTGCATCTAAAAAATTGGCAAAATGTTTTGAATTAGTTAATAAGGAAAATTACACTGCAAACGGCGGGTTCGATGTCAACGTTGATCTAGAGGGATATAGTTTTAATGGAGCATCAGTGCCTAAACAGACAGTTGGGGTTAGATATATGGGAATCAATTCTGCTAGAAAAGATTGGTATATTAGATCACAAAGACCAGGGACAGCATATCCAATGTGGGTTGAGACAACAAGAATGCCTAAGGCAGTTGATGAGAAAAGCTACATAGTTTTAATCAGAACTATGAGTGATAAATATTTTGGAAGAGTACTTTTAGAAAATGAAGTAAGTGGATTACCACAGGTTCTTCAAGATGCAATTCAAGAAACTCCAGATTGTGGTATGTATATTCCTGGAGTTCATGTGTCTAATGAAGCAGAAAAACTATACAATGAATTGATGACACACACCAACTTGTTAATGTATGGACCTCCTGGAACCGGAAAAACAACTTTGATGCAGGAAGTAGTAACTTTATTTAACAATGGTGGAGTGAGTAATTTAATGTTTGATGAAGATCAAATAAGTGATTACTTTTCGTTAGGAAGTGATTTAGTTAAGTCCAAAACTACATGGACAACTTTTCACCAAAGTTATTCCTATGAAGAATTTATAATTGGTATGTCAACGGATAGTTCATCAAAAAAGCTTATAGATATAAAACCAAAACCGGGAAAATTATTAGAATTATGTGAATATGCAAGGGAAAAGAATCAAAGATCATTATTAGTAATAGATGAATTGAATAGAGCAAATGTATCAAAAGTATTTGGTGAATTCATTACAATTATTGAACCGGACAAACGCCTTGATGCTTATGGAAATAAAAGAAATAGTACAGTTGAGATTCAATTGCCATATTTAGGTTATGGTGAAAAACTCGACTTTACGACATCGGATGGTAAGTATTCTGTAAGTAATCCTTTTTTAATGCCAGCTGAGGTATATACAATAGCAAGCATGAATTCAGTAGACAAATCAATATATCCATTAGACAGCGCTTTAAGAAGAAGATTTTATAGATATAATGACTATCCAGAAATATTATCATTAGAAACTCATTATGATATTGTCCGGATAGTTTATGCTTCAAATCCATCAACAGATGTAAAAGATCATGATATTAAGATGTTATTAGTATTGATTAAGGATATGATGAAACATATAAATGAAAAAGTACAAATATTTTTAGGCAAAGATTATATGCTTGGATATTCATATGTATGGAAACTAAGTGAAGAAAATAATCCAGAACAGTTAATGGATAGCTTTTTGTATTCTCTATATAATCAAATATTGCCTCAGTTGGAAGAGATATTTAGAAATAGAGAAGAGCAACTGATGTATTTATTGGGATGTGAAGAGGGGAGAGCAGCTCCCTATACGGTTACTAATCCAAGCGATGAAGAGGTGGATCTTGGCGGTGTAGAAATCATCTCCACAAATACTATGACAGCGATTGATGCTATAAGGTGGATGGAAAGCTTAAAATAA
- a CDS encoding sigma-70 family RNA polymerase sigma factor, whose amino-acid sequence MNHQQKSEHDELRARFTAWLETTVYRARLKYLEREKPKVNIVSIEELPESALAVSEKAAYYANPKSAFDFEEERLAEAFAKLPIKRQEILTMLFVEERKPEEIARILNCSPQHVYDQRYQALKKLRIALTKDGDKL is encoded by the coding sequence ATGAACCATCAGCAAAAGTCTGAACATGACGAGCTACGGGCCAGATTCACAGCATGGCTGGAAACAACAGTTTACCGCGCCAGACTCAAATATTTGGAACGGGAAAAACCCAAGGTAAATATAGTTTCAATTGAGGAATTGCCAGAGAGCGCTTTAGCTGTTTCTGAAAAAGCTGCATATTATGCGAATCCAAAATCCGCTTTTGACTTTGAAGAGGAACGGTTGGCAGAGGCATTTGCAAAATTGCCGATAAAGCGGCAGGAGATACTGACAATGCTGTTTGTGGAAGAGAGAAAACCGGAGGAAATTGCACGGATATTGAACTGTTCTCCGCAGCATGTTTACGACCAGCGCTATCAGGCATTGAAGAAGCTGCGCATAGCATTGACAAAGGACGGTGATAAACTATGA